The following is a genomic window from Gymnodinialimonas ceratoperidinii.
GGCCAGCTCGACCTCTGCGCCGGCTGCTTCCAGCTTGGCTTTGACTTCTTCGGCTTCCGCCTTGTCGACGCCTTCTTTGATCTTGCCGCCGGCCTCGACGAGGTCCTTGGCTTCTTTCAGGCCGAGGCCCGTGATGCCGCGAACTTCCTTGATCACGTTGATCTTGGAGGCGCCGGCGTTCTTCAGAACGACGTCGAATTCGGTCTGCTCTTCAGCAGCCGCACCACCGGCGTCGCCACCGGCCGCCATCATCACGGCGCCGCCAGCGGCGGGCTCGATGCCGTATTCGTCTTTCAGGATGGTCTTCAGTTCCTGGGCTTCCAGGAGGGTCAGACCAACGATCTCTTCTGCGAGTTTCTTCAGATCAGCCATTTGCTTTTTCCGTATGTAAGTATGTGTTCCAACGCCACAAGGGCGGGTCTCAACGGGTGCTTACGCCGCCTTCTCTTCGATGGTCGAAAGGATGGAAGCGATATTCGAGGCAGG
Proteins encoded in this region:
- the rplL gene encoding 50S ribosomal protein L7/L12; protein product: MADLKKLAEEIVGLTLLEAQELKTILKDEYGIEPAAGGAVMMAAGGDAGGAAAEEQTEFDVVLKNAGASKINVIKEVRGITGLGLKEAKDLVEAGGKIKEGVDKAEAEEVKAKLEAAGAEVELA